In Scatophagus argus isolate fScaArg1 chromosome 14, fScaArg1.pri, whole genome shotgun sequence, the following proteins share a genomic window:
- the ompb gene encoding olfactory marker protein b gives MSTVLELPFRPDNQLTEVMRLRVQSLQQRGQKRQDGERLLLPNEAVYRLDFPKQSLRFSHWTVQLAQAGCLTITATSQLWTPDLTNLMTRQLLEPAGVFWKSQSDASDAPVRFYEADAHEFGERIAELAKVRKVMYFLFAFAEGCNPETVDSSITFTVES, from the coding sequence ATGTCTACAGTTTTGGAGCTGCCCTTCCGACCGGACAACCAGCTGACGGAGGTGATGCGACTGCGTGTTCAGTCTCTGCAGCAGCGAGGCCAGAAGAGGCAGGATGGCGAACGTCTGCTGCTGCCCAACGAGGCCGTTTACCGACTGGACTTCCCCAAACAGTCCCTCCGATTTTCACACTGGACGGTGCAGCTGGCCCAGGCGGGATGCCTCACCATAACAGCCACCTCTCAGCTCTGGACGCCTGACCTCACCAATCTGATGACACGTCAGCTGCTGGAGCCCGCCGGAGTTTTCTGGAAGTCGCAGAGCGATGCCAGCGATGCACCAGTCCGCTTCTACGAGGCGGACGCACACGAGTTTGGCGAGAGGATTGCAGAGCTGGCTAAGGTAAGGAAGGTGATGTACTTCCTGTTTGCATTTGCAGAAGGCTGCAACCCTGAGACTGTCGACAGCTCCATCACCTTCACGGTGGAGAGCTGA